In Nocardia sp. NBC_01327, the genomic stretch GGTGCCCAGCACGTACAGGCCGCCGGCCTCGATCACCGTCTCGGCGTCTTCCGCGGTCTGCTCCTTGACACGCTCGAGCGCGGGCAGCCAGGCCGCCTCGTACTCCTCGGGAGTCTCGACCGGGTCCAGGCCCTGACGGCGCAGCAGGATGTCGGCGATGATGTCGGCATTGCCGCCGAGCACGATATCGGTACCACGACCGGCCATATTGGTAGCGACGGTGACCGCGCCGGGCCGACCGGCCTCGGCGATGATCTGCGCTTCCTGCTCGTGGAACTTGGCGTTCAGCACCGAATGCGGGATACCGCGCTTGGTGAGCTGCTTGGACAGATACTCCGAGCGCTCGACCGAGGTGGTGCCGATCAGTACCGGCTGGCCCTTCTCGTGCCGCTCGGAGATATCGTCGGCGACCGCGGAGTACTTGGCCTCTTCGGTCTTGTAGATGAGGTCGGACTGGTCGACGCGGACCATTTCCCGGTTGGTCGGGATCGGCACCACGCCCAGGCCGTAGGTCTGGTGCAGCTCGGCCGCCTCGGTCTCGGCGGTACCGGTCATACCGGACAGCTTGTCGTAGAGGCGGAAGTAGTTCTGCAGCGTGATGGTCGCCAGCGTCTGGTTCTCCGGCTGGATCTCCACGCCCTCTTTGGCCTCGATGGCCTGGTGCATGCCCTCGTTGTAGCGGCGCCCCACCAGGATTCGGCCGGTGAACTCGTCGACGATGATGACCTCACCGTCGCGGACGATGTAGTCCTTGTCCTTGTTGTACAACTCCTTGGCCTTGATGGAGTTGTTCAGGTAACTGACCAGGGGCGAGTTCGCGGCCTCGTACAGGTTGTCGATGCCGAGCTGATCCTCGACGAATTCGACGCCCGCCTCGTGCACGCCGATGGTGCGCTTCTTGATATCGACCTCGTAGTGCAGGTCCTTCTTCAGCAGCGGGGAGATGCGCGCGAACTCCGCGTACCACTTCGAGGAGGCGTCCGCCGGGCCCGAGATGATGAGCGGCGTCCGCGCCTCGTCGATGAGGATCGAGTCGACCTCGTCGACGATGGCGAAGCTGTGCCCGCGCTGCACCAGATCGTCCAGCGAATGGGTCATATTGTCGCGCAGGTAGTCGAAGCCGAACTCGTTGTTCGTGCCGTAGGTGATATCCGCGTGGTAGGCCACCTTGCGCTGGGCCGGGGTCATACCGCCGAGGATCACGTCGACCTCGAGGCCGAGGAAGCGGTGCACCCGGCCCATCCACTCGGAGTCGCGCTTGGCGAGGTAGTCGTTGACGGTGACCACGTGCACGCCGTCGCCGCCGATGGCATTGAGGTAGGCGGGCAGCACACAGGTCAGGGTCTTGCCCTCACCGGTCTTCATCTCGGACACATTGCCGATGTGCAGGGCGGCGCCACCCATGATCTGCACCTTGTAGTGCTTCTGGTTGAGCACTCGCCAGGACGCTTCCCGGGCGGTCGCGAAGGCCTCGAGGAGCAGCTCGTCGAGGGATTCCCCGTCGGCGTAGCGCTCCCGCAATTCAGCGGTCTTGGCTTGCAACTCGGAGTCGGACAGCGCCGTGAACTCCTCGTCCAGGGCGATGACTTCATCCGCCAGGTTCGCAAGGCGCTTGACCGTGCGACCTTCACCAATCCGTAGCAACCTCGAAAGCGACAGCGCAGGCACGGGTCTTTTCAGTCCTCTGGTCGGTGGTCTTCGGTACGCCCCCCTAGGCGGGAAAGCAGTGCGCGTAGGACGCGCGCACTGCCATGGTAATGCGCGTATCTGAGGAGGGGCCGTGTGGACGTGTCCCAAACTGCCGGGGCCACCGGGCCGCCAGAGCGATGTGAAGGCAGATAAACACCGATTGCTTTGTCGCGGAACTTGTTTCGGGGGGCTGGCGTACGATGTACGAAGGTCTGGGGTGCGGAGGCTTGCGCCCACATCCCAGCCGGGGGCCGTCGACGACGACGCGAGCACACGGGCAGTGGCGCCCGGATCGTTCCCCCAGGTCATCGGATTGCGATAGCTTGCCACTCAACCGGCGCGCGCCGCCGATGTCTCGGCGGGGGGACACCATTGCGGACGCAGGCAGGGATTCTCAGGGAGTAGCGGGCAGCGTGATCACGAGACTGACGCCGCAGGACACAGCGTTCTACCGGCTCGAATCGAGCAGCAACCCGATGCATATCGGTTCCCTCGCCATTCTGCGCAATTCGGTTCCATCCGGAAATTCCGGCCATCCGCCGCTCGATTACGACGGTCTGGTGTCACTGGTGGAATCGCGATTGCCGATGGTGCCGCTCTATCGGCGCAAAGTACGCGAAATCCCGTTCACGCTGGGCCGCCCGGTGTGGGTGGACGATGCGCATTTCGACATCACCTATCACGTCCGCCGGTCCGCGCTGCCGGAACCGGGCACCGACGAACAGCTGCTCGACCTGGTCGCGCGGCTGGCCTCGCGCCCGCTCGACCCCACCCGGCCGCTCTGGGAGATGTACCTCGTCGAGGGTCTCTCGCAGGGCCGTTCGGCGCTGTTCACCAAAACGCATTCGGCGCTGGTGGACGGTGATTCCGCCCTGGAAATCGGACATGTGATCCTGGACACCTCCGCCGCGCCCCGCGAGGTCGCCGACGACGCCTGGATCGCGCATCGCGAACCCGCCGATCTGGAACTGTTCATCGGCGCGGTGCTGCATCTGGCCACCCAGCCGCGCGAGGCCCTCGAGGTCATGCGCCATCACGGCGCCGAGGCGTTCGCGGTGGTCGACGCCACCGGCAAGGCCGTGCAGAAGATGGTGTCCATGCTGCGGACGGCGGCGCTGGGCGCACCGGACAGCCCGTTGAACACCCGCACCTCCCGCAATCGCCGGGTGGAGGTGGTGCGCACCGATCTGGAGGACTACCGCAAGATCCGCAAGCGGTTCGACTGCTCCACCAATGACGTCATCCTCGCCGTGGTCACCGGCGCGCTGCGCAATTGGCTGCTCTCGCGCGGCCAGGTGCTCACCGAGGCCGATGCGCTGCGGGCGGTCGTGCCCATGTCGGTGTACGCCGACGGGGCGGCGGCGAAACCGGCGGGCGAGGTGACCTCACTACTGGTGGATCTGCCGGTGGGCGAACCGAATCCGGTGATCAGGCTCTCGCACATCAAGCACGCCACCGAGGCGCACTCCCGGCATCAGCTGGGCGTGCAGGCCCGGACGCTCGTGCATATGGCCGGTTTCGCTCCGGCGAGCCTGCATGCCATGAGCGTGCGGTCGGCGAGTACTTTTGCAGAGCACACGTTCAATCTGGTGATCACCAACGCGCCGGGTCCGCAGCAGCCCATGTACATCGGCGGCGCGCGGATGCTGGAGATGTACCCGGTGTCGCCACTGCTGCGCTTTCAGGCTTTGAGTATCGGGCTCACCTCCTATGACGGGCGGGTCTTCTACGGACTCACCGCCGACCGCGACGCAATGGCCGATATCGCGGTGCTGACCGCTTCGGTGCACGAGTCGATGGAGGAGATGCTCGGTGCCTGCGTCCAGTGAGTCGTCCGGCGTGTCGAAGAAACTGCGGGTGTATGTCCCGGCCACCGTGCCGATGCTGCGCGACCTGGTCGCGGACCGGGAGATCCGGGTCATCAACGACACCGCCTTCGCGGTGACTCCGGCGCTGCGCGAGGCGTACGCCTCCGGCGACGACGACGAACTGGCCGAGGTCGCCATGGGCGAAGCCGCCCGCGCCTCGCTGCGACTACTGGCCGAGGATCAGGCCGCGGCCGACAATGACGGCGATTCGGCCGACGATTCCGATGCGGCGCCCGCGCGCGGTCCCATCTTCCGGCGCGCGGTCATCGCCGCCGATGTGGACGATGCCACGCTGCGGCCCGATCTGGACGATGCCGTGGTGCGGCTGTCGAGTGCCATCCCCTACGACCGCATCGCCTCGGTGCACGTGGATCTGGCCGAGGCCGAACCCGAGGTCGCCAAGGCCGTGGATGTCATCGACGCCGCCGATATGGGCGATCCGGATGCCGAATTCGTGCTCGGCGATGCCGAGGACCACCAGTTGGCGTGGTACGCGGCCCAGGAACTGCCGTTCCTGCTCGACCTGCTGTAACCCGCCGGAGCTCCCCGCCGAAAACATGCTCTGATGACGGATTGTTGTCGCCGACGGCACCGTAACCTACGATGCCGTAACCTTGCTGTGACACCGTGCGGCGAGCAACTACGGCAAGCCGCACGACGCGAGCACCCGGGCAGCGACGACGCTGTGCCACGGAGCCTGTGACCCACTGACGGGTCGCGCATGAAGACACTGCGCCACGAGCGCACGACGAACAGGAACGTCCGGAAAATGGCATCGAAGACTGGGGGATTCTCCGTGCGGGGACTCCGGGAATGGCTGGAGGCGCCCGTCGCCGAAGGCGCGACCGCGGGACGCACCAAGCTGAACGCCCTGCGCGGCGCGGCGGCGCGGATCACCACTCCCCTGCTGCCGGACGATTATCTGCACCTGGTGAATCCGCTGTGGTCGGCGCGCGAACTGCGCGGCCGGATCGTGGCGGTGCGCAAGGAGACCTCGGATTCGGTCACGCTGGTGATCAAGCCGGGCTGGGGTTTCGACTTCAAATTCTCCCCGGGGCAGTACATCGGCATCGGCGTACTGGTCGAGGGTCGCTGGCACTGGCGGTCGTATTCGCTGACCTGCCCGCCGGATTGGACCGATCCCGAACACAAGGCCAAGCGGCTCATCTCCATTGCGGTGAAGGCCATGCCGGAGGGTTTCCTCTCCAGCCATCTGGTCAACGGCGTCGCGGTGGGCAGTGTGGTGCGCCTGGCCGCACCGCAGGGCGGCTTCGTGCTCCCCGAGCCGCCGCCGGCGAAGGTGCTGTTCCTGACCGCGGGCTCGGGCATCACTCCGGTGATGGCCATGCTGCGCACGATGGACCGGCGCGGTGTGGTGCCGGATGTGGTGCATGTGCACTCCTCGCGCACCGCCGACG encodes the following:
- the secA gene encoding preprotein translocase subunit SecA encodes the protein MPALSLSRLLRIGEGRTVKRLANLADEVIALDEEFTALSDSELQAKTAELRERYADGESLDELLLEAFATAREASWRVLNQKHYKVQIMGGAALHIGNVSEMKTGEGKTLTCVLPAYLNAIGGDGVHVVTVNDYLAKRDSEWMGRVHRFLGLEVDVILGGMTPAQRKVAYHADITYGTNNEFGFDYLRDNMTHSLDDLVQRGHSFAIVDEVDSILIDEARTPLIISGPADASSKWYAEFARISPLLKKDLHYEVDIKKRTIGVHEAGVEFVEDQLGIDNLYEAANSPLVSYLNNSIKAKELYNKDKDYIVRDGEVIIVDEFTGRILVGRRYNEGMHQAIEAKEGVEIQPENQTLATITLQNYFRLYDKLSGMTGTAETEAAELHQTYGLGVVPIPTNREMVRVDQSDLIYKTEEAKYSAVADDISERHEKGQPVLIGTTSVERSEYLSKQLTKRGIPHSVLNAKFHEQEAQIIAEAGRPGAVTVATNMAGRGTDIVLGGNADIIADILLRRQGLDPVETPEEYEAAWLPALERVKEQTAEDAETVIEAGGLYVLGTERHESRRIDNQLRGRSGRQGDPGESRFYLSLGDELMRRFNGAALESIMTRLNLPDDVPIEAKMVSRAIKSAQTQVEQQNFEIRKNVLKYDEVMNQQRTVIYAERARILNGEDMEGQVQEMITDVITAYVNGATAEGYVEDWDLAKLWSALKTLYPIGIDYKELTGETAGGDVGELSREDLLEAVLEDAHSSYENRENEIDSLAGEGSMRNLERQILLSVLDRKWREHLYEMDYLKEGIGLRAMAQRDPLVEYQREGFDMFAAMLEGLKEESVGFLFNLQVEVQQPQPAGVSVGAGLQSPVGNRPLPTEEAAPAANGAPAALRAKGIGDSAPRALSYSGPDEDGRAVAHSDEDEYGNGDSGTRRERREAARGQSKQDKAPKSKRRR
- a CDS encoding WS/DGAT/MGAT family O-acyltransferase, which produces MITRLTPQDTAFYRLESSSNPMHIGSLAILRNSVPSGNSGHPPLDYDGLVSLVESRLPMVPLYRRKVREIPFTLGRPVWVDDAHFDITYHVRRSALPEPGTDEQLLDLVARLASRPLDPTRPLWEMYLVEGLSQGRSALFTKTHSALVDGDSALEIGHVILDTSAAPREVADDAWIAHREPADLELFIGAVLHLATQPREALEVMRHHGAEAFAVVDATGKAVQKMVSMLRTAALGAPDSPLNTRTSRNRRVEVVRTDLEDYRKIRKRFDCSTNDVILAVVTGALRNWLLSRGQVLTEADALRAVVPMSVYADGAAAKPAGEVTSLLVDLPVGEPNPVIRLSHIKHATEAHSRHQLGVQARTLVHMAGFAPASLHAMSVRSASTFAEHTFNLVITNAPGPQQPMYIGGARMLEMYPVSPLLRFQALSIGLTSYDGRVFYGLTADRDAMADIAVLTASVHESMEEMLGACVQ
- a CDS encoding DUF6912 family protein, whose protein sequence is MRVYVPATVPMLRDLVADREIRVINDTAFAVTPALREAYASGDDDELAEVAMGEAARASLRLLAEDQAAADNDGDSADDSDAAPARGPIFRRAVIAADVDDATLRPDLDDAVVRLSSAIPYDRIASVHVDLAEAEPEVAKAVDVIDAADMGDPDAEFVLGDAEDHQLAWYAAQELPFLLDLL
- a CDS encoding ferredoxin reductase produces the protein MASKTGGFSVRGLREWLEAPVAEGATAGRTKLNALRGAAARITTPLLPDDYLHLVNPLWSARELRGRIVAVRKETSDSVTLVIKPGWGFDFKFSPGQYIGIGVLVEGRWHWRSYSLTCPPDWTDPEHKAKRLISIAVKAMPEGFLSSHLVNGVAVGSVVRLAAPQGGFVLPEPPPAKVLFLTAGSGITPVMAMLRTMDRRGVVPDVVHVHSSRTADDVMFGNELRELHDKHPSFTADLHFTGEHGKFALAELDERVPDWRERDTWACGPIGMLDEIEKHWAAAGIPDQLHVERFEIERSATGEGGTVTFARAGRSLEVDGATTLLQAGESAGVQMPFGCRMGICQTCVVTVTEGHVRDLRNGNERRAGDKVQTCISAAAGDCTLDV